The region CCACCCCAGATTCCAAAACGCTCATCGTGTGCGAGCGCGTATTCCAAACATTCTTGACGAACATCGCAAGAAAGGCAGACGCGCTTTGCTTCGCGAGTAGAGCCACCCTTTTCTGGAAAGAATGCTTCTGGATCTGTTTGTGCGCAGAGTGCGCGTTCTTGCCAAGAGAGCTCTAGGTTCTCTCCGCTTGCTAATTTAATTGATGGTCCAGCAGTAGGGGCTGTTGGATTGCCAGTAGGTGTAGCTTCTGGACGAATCGGCATCGACTAATCTCCTCAAGACCTTCGCAGCCAGCCTCGTGTTGAGGTCGGCTTCTCTAGAACGAATTACACGCTTGTAATCCCATTTAGTCAAGTGCGATCCCGAGGTTGAGACTCGAAAATCCGCACATTTCTCGAAGATTGCCGCCAAATCCACCACTTTTTCGGTGATTTATCGACTTAAGCAGGTGATATTTCTAAATTTTCCGTTGGAGATAAGTATTTCGAGACTATCTGCGCATCTGCTTGAACTTCACTTCCGTGGAGAATAAATGAATCGCGAATCAGCGCGCCAGCGCCGATCTTTACGTTATCGCCGATGATCGAGTTATCAATAGTTACACCCTGACCGATATCGCAATTAACTCCGATACTCGAACCACCAGTTGCCAAGCTGTCGGGACCAAAAGTGGTGCCCTCCCCCGCTGCAAAAGCGCCATTTACTAAATCTCGAGAGCCCTTAAAGAGCGCTGCCGGAGTTCCGATATCGAGCCAGTAAGACTGCTCGTTATATCCAAATACCGGGCGTCCCGAATTTACTAAGTTTGGAAAAGTCTCGCGCTCAACACTTACAACTTTATTCAGCGGAATCTCTGCAATGACGCTCGGTGAGAAGACGTAGCAACCGGCATTTATGGCGTTAGTTACTGGGTTATCCATTTTTTCTAGAAAAGCAGTTACACGTCCTTGATCATCAGTTGGAACGCAACCAAAAGCTCGGGCATCTGCAACGTTAATTAAATGTAAGGTGATATCAGCCTTATTCTTGCGATGAAACTCTAACTGCGCAGCAATGCTGTGGTGGCTAAGTACATCGCCATTAAAGATCACAAACTCTTCATCTGCAGCTTTTGCCGCTTCTAAATCTATTAGCTCTGCAGCATTTCGAATCGCGCCGCCCGTACCTAAAGGTTCTTTCTCAACGGCATATTTAAGTTTAATTCCCCATTTAGAGCCGTCTCCAAAGTAAGGGATAAAAACTTCAGATAGATACGAAGTTGCCAGAATTACCGTTGTGATCCCAGCTTTCTTGGCTGCAAGAAGTTGGTGCTCTGTTACTGGCAGGCCCCCCACTGGCAACATTGGCTTGGGGGTTTGATTTGTTAGCGGCTTAAGGCGAGTGCCAAATCCACCAACTAAGAGAATTCCAATAGCCATTTAAATCGCCGCTTTAATGCGCTGTGCAGCGCCAGATATCTGCGCATCCGTTGCAGTCATTGCGATTCGAATATGTGAAGCACCAAGAGCACCATAGAAGGAGCCTGGTGTTGCGACGATGCCCAATTTGGCCAGCCATTCCACAGATTTCCAGCAATCTTCTGACCGGGTGCACCAGATATATAAACCGGCGGCAGATTCTTCAATTTTAAATCCGGCTGCAATCAAGGCTGGTGCGAGCAATGCGCGTCGAGAGTTATAGCGATTTCGTTGTTCAACTACATGGGTCTCATCACTTAGCGCTGCCACCATTGCGTTCTGAATTGGCAACGGAACCATCATGCCGGCATGTTTGCGGACTTCTCGAATTTGCGAAATTAGCTTTGCATCACCGATCAAAAATGCTCCACGATAGCCAGCCATAGAAGAGCGTTTAGATAGCGAATGAACCACCAAAATATTTGAGTTATCGCCATCTGTGTATTTCAGAAGAGAAGTTGGCGTAGCGGTATCTCCGAAGTCGATATAACACTCATCGCAAACCAGCGTTGCACCCTGCTTACGCGCCCAGTTAATCGTTGCGCGGAGTTCGGATTCAGAGTGCACGCGCCCTGTTGGGTTAGATGGTGAATTTACCCATGCAAAATCCGCGCTCGGCCAAGTCGCTGCATCGATACCAACTGCAATAGGTTCTGATTGCGCAAGTAACGCTCCAACTAAATAAGTTGGATATGCGATTTCTGGAAAGATAACTTTCTGACTTTGTAAAAGAGTTGGTAGCCAAGCAACTAACTCTTTAGATCCGATAACGGGAAGTACATCGAAATCTCCCGTTGCACCTAAGTGGTTGATCGCCCAATTGCGAATAGCCTCTTGTAACTCTTTTGTTCCGGCGGTCACGGGATAGCGCGGCGAATCAGAACTTTCTTTAAGTGCGCTTTGAATAAGTTGCGGAGTCGCATCAACTGGAGTTCCCTGCGAAAGATCTATCGCACCATCTGGATGTTGACGTGCGATTTCAGAATATGGGGCGAGCGCATCCCATGGAAAATCCGGCAGTTTTTCACGCATCGTTTTTCCAGTGGATAAAGGGAATCAGCGTCTCTTAGAAATTATTCTTTAGGGGGAAGCGAAACCACATTTGGGTGGTCGCTATTAGTAAGGCCAACCTTGGCCGCTCCGCCTGGTGAACCTAGCTCAACGAAAAACTCGGTATTTACCTTTGAGAAATCTTTCCATTGTGATGGAACATCATCTTCGTAGTAAATCGCCTCTACTGGGCAGACTGGTTCGCACGCGCCGCAGTCGACGCATTCGTCGGGTTGGATGTAAAGCATGCGGTTACCTTCATAGATGCAATCAACCGGGCATTCCTCGATACAAGACTTGTCTTTGATATCAACACACGGCTGAGCAATTATGTAGGTCACGAGAGTTCCTCCAAATAAAGTCCACATCGCTCTGGGTGTTCAGAGCCTGCGATGGCGCTAATTCTAACCATGCACTTGGGCCAACGCCCGATTAAAGTAACGACATGAGCCCATCTAGCCAGAAATCGCAACCTAACCTGGCTGCTGCAATTGGCGCTCGAGTCACAGTACGGCTGCACGAAGCAACGGGTGGCTTTAGGGATGTCGTCGGGATTCTGCAGCGCTGCGGCGATGGCGTAAACGAGTTACTTAACTCCAAGGGTCAGATAATTTCCTTCTCAGAAGATGAGATTGCTATCTGGCGCGAAATTAGACCACTACCCGATCGCGCGGGAACGGGCGCTCCTTTCTCGCTACGAATTCAAGAGCTAGAACATCTCTCTGATTTAACTTGGCCAGCAGATGAAATTAAGGAAATTGGCAAATGGCGGTTGAGAATTTCTGATGGCTTCACTATGCGCGCAAATTCTGTTCTACCCACAGGTGCTGCTCCATTTGGAGAACCTAATTTAGATCTAAGCAAGGCAGTTGATGAAGTAGTAAAGATTTACCAAGAAAAAGATTTAACTCCAACATTTACATTGCCATTACCTCTGTACGAAGAACTTGATAATTACTTAGCTGGCCTTGGATGGAAAGTAAAAATCGGTGCAGAGTATTTAATCAACGACATTCCAGATAACCTCGATCTTGAAAGTGTCGATTTTCAAATTGTGATCACTTCCGAGCCAACGCCAGAATGGCTTGCTCTTCAATCTGACCATCAGCTCGAGCGTATTATGCGAAACTACCCAGCTCATTATGCGGAAATTAAATTTGATAACCAGACTGTGGCGATCGGAAGAATTGCAACTTTTGGAAAATGGTCGCTGGCTACTCGCGTATTTGTTAACCCTGAATTTAGAGGTAAAGGTATTGGCACATTGCTAATGCGCGCCTTGATGGCTGCTGCCAAAGGTGATGGTGCAACCAAAGTTGGGCTACAGGTAGATAGCGAAAACGGTGCAGGGCTGGCGCTCTATAAATCAATGGGCTTTCGCTTCCATCACTTCTATAACTACCGCGTTCTTTCGGATGTGAGCAAATGAGTATTTTCTCTATCTACAACACCCAGAGCCGCAACCTGCAGGCAGTAAATGTCATAGGCAGACCTGTTCGTATCTATTGCTGCGGGCCAACTGTTTATCGCGATGCCCATGTTGGTAACTTGCGGACATTTCTCTTAGCTGACTTGATTTCAAGGACTCTCAAATTATCTGGGCTAGAAGTTTTACTGATTCAGAACATAACCGATGTTGGTCATATGTCAGAGGATTTTGAATCCGAAGATAAAATGCTTAGCCAAGCCAAATTGGAAAAAGTAGATCCTTTTGAGATCGCCCGCAAATACGAAGTGAAGTTTCATACCGATATCGCGCGATTAAATATTGCACCTGCCAAGAGCTACCCACGAGCAAGTGAAACTATTCCAGGGATGCTTTTAAGTATTCAAACGCTGATTGAAAATGGAAGCGCATATGTCAGCGAAAGTGGCTCGGTCTATTTCAGCGCCGAGTCCTTTCCAAGTTATGGCGCAATAAGTGGCAATCGCCTTGATTCGCTAAAGCCCGGACATCGCTACGAATACTCAGAAGATGGAGAAAAGAAGTTCCACGCCGATTGGGCGCTCTGGAAATCAGCCGGCAACCGCAGTGAAATGGTTTGGGATTCACCTTGGGGTCGCGGATTTCCTGGTTGGCATATTGAGTGCACAGCGATGTCACTTGATCTTTTGGATAGACACGTAGATATTCATGTTGGTGGAATTGATCTTCGCTTTCCACACCATGAAAATGAACGTGCGCAATCGAATTCCATTATCGGAGGCGAAGCGGTGGACCTTTGGGTCCATGGAGAACATCTGCTTTTTGAAGGTCGCAAGATGTCAAAGAGCGCCAATAACGTTGTACTTGTCGAAGATCTAATTTCCAAAGGTTTAGATCCACTATCGCTGCGTCTGGCGCTAATGGAGAACCGCTATAGATCGCAAATGGATTTAACTTGGGACTCACTACGTGCAGCTAATTCAACCCTTAACCGTTGGCGTAGCGCAATGGCTAGTTGGGGCAACTCAGAAACGATTGGTTTTGACTCCGAAATTCATTCTTCCTTGCTTGCAGATTTAGATACTCCCCGCGCCTTACTGAGATTGCGCGCTATAGAAAAAGATCAATTACTTACTTCGGTGCAGAAGCGTGAAATCTTTAACTACGCCGACCAAGTATTTGCCTTAGATTTGAAACGAGTGGTCGAGGTTAAGCCGCTGACTTCTGAACAATCTGCCTTACTCGAGAGCCGAGCAACGGCCCGTGCAAATAAGAATTGGGGCGAGAGCGATCGCATTCGAGATTTGTTAGCCCGCGATGGAATAGTCGTAAGTGATAACCCAGAAGGTCAGAGCTGGGCTTGGTCTAACTGACCATTTTTAATTCGCTGGTAAAAGAAGTGCTGCGATAATTGCAATAAATGAGAAGGCTAGAAAATAGTTTCCTAAAGAATCTCCCTGGATAAAGATCTCATTTCCATTTCCGAAAGATGCACCGCGAGTGAAGATAAACATCCAAGCCAGCGTTGCTAATACTTTATATTTGCGTTTTCCATAACTTCTACCAACGGCCCAAATAGCGGTAAAGGTTCCAACGACCGCTAAGGCGATACCAAAAGGTGGAAGAAAAAGATGTAGAAAGACTGCGGCAACCCCGGCTGCTGCCCCCGCGACAAGAGAAGCAATTATCTTCATTTAAAGTTTGACTCCGGCAAATATGTCGCGCTCTCTACCATTTTCATCAAATGGCTCTGCTTTATCACCGCGAACCAAGGTGTAATACTCGTCGCCCCAGACTTGAAGCCCTAAATTATTTGATAGCGCAAAGAAAGGGCCATCGGTAGAAATTTGAGTTACATGGGCCTTCATCGCCGCCATTTTTTTCTCTACTTGTGAATTACCGTCGATTAGCGTTGTTACAAAGTGATCATCTTTTGCAAAGGGGAGATCATCAACGCTCTCAGCTCCGAAGAAATCTGAGCCAAGCTCTTTCATCTTTGCCATGCTTTCGGCGATTACCGATTTTGGCATTGTGTTCCAATAAATCTTTTGAATCTGCCAAATCGATTCATCCGCCGCCAACATCGCAATCCGGTGAGCCTGTATGTGATCGGGGTGGCCATATCCCCCAATTTCATCGTAGGTAATCAAGACATGTGGCTTAACTTCATCAATTACCGATACGAGATATTGCGTTGCTTCTGCGAGATCTGCCTGCCAGAAAACATCTGGGCGGTTATTTGGATCCGTACCCATCATTCCGCTATCTCGGTAAACCTTCTTACCTTCAGCTAAGAAACGGTGATCGGTTATGCCCAACTCGTTCATTGCATCGGCAAGTTCAGTAATTCGGTGCTCGCCTAACTTATCTGTTGCGCCACTTGCTAGATGTGTTAACTCTGGAACAAGAATGTCGCCTTCTTCACCGCGCGTGCAGGTCACGAGCGTTACAGATGCGCCAAGCTCTGCATAAAGCGCCATAGTCGCGCCATTGTTTATCGTCTCGTCATCGGGATGTGCGTGAACAAGCAGCACGCGATAACCCGAATAAGACTTTGTCATTAACGCTGCTCTTTAATAAACCGGCAGAGAGGTATCGATTTGCTTGGCCCAAGCGATGACTCCACCAGAAACATGCGAAGCGCCTGAAAAACCTGCTCCTTTAAGGATGGCAAGACATTCAGCCGAACGTACCCCACTCTTGCAGTGCAAAATAATTGGTTTATCTTGCGGAAGATCTGCCAGAACGGTTCCGTCTAAAAATCCTTGTTTAGGTAGCAGATGCGAACCTGGGATACGAACAATTTCAAACTCGCTTGGCTCGCGCACATCAATAAGATAGAAATCTTCTTTATTATCCATCTTAGATTTGAGTTCGCCTACAGAAATTGTTGATTCTTTAACTGCAACTTCTGCAGCATCTGACAGAGTTCCACAGAATGCTTCATAATCAGGGAGAAGCTCAGTCTGAGTTGGATTGTCACCGCACAATGGACACTTCGGATCTTTGCGAATCTTTACTTTGCGGAATGACATTTCAAGTGCGTCATAGACCATGAGTGAGCCAACCATCGGTTCGCCAACTCCAGTAATGACCTTTATCGCTTCCGTAGTTTGAATAGATCC is a window of Candidatus Planktophila lacus DNA encoding:
- a CDS encoding sugar phosphate nucleotidyltransferase, coding for MAIGILLVGGFGTRLKPLTNQTPKPMLPVGGLPVTEHQLLAAKKAGITTVILATSYLSEVFIPYFGDGSKWGIKLKYAVEKEPLGTGGAIRNAAELIDLEAAKAADEEFVIFNGDVLSHHSIAAQLEFHRKNKADITLHLINVADARAFGCVPTDDQGRVTAFLEKMDNPVTNAINAGCYVFSPSVIAEIPLNKVVSVERETFPNLVNSGRPVFGYNEQSYWLDIGTPAALFKGSRDLVNGAFAAGEGTTFGPDSLATGGSSIGVNCDIGQGVTIDNSIIGDNVKIGAGALIRDSFILHGSEVQADAQIVSKYLSPTENLEISPA
- the cysS gene encoding cysteine--tRNA ligase gives rise to the protein MSIFSIYNTQSRNLQAVNVIGRPVRIYCCGPTVYRDAHVGNLRTFLLADLISRTLKLSGLEVLLIQNITDVGHMSEDFESEDKMLSQAKLEKVDPFEIARKYEVKFHTDIARLNIAPAKSYPRASETIPGMLLSIQTLIENGSAYVSESGSVYFSAESFPSYGAISGNRLDSLKPGHRYEYSEDGEKKFHADWALWKSAGNRSEMVWDSPWGRGFPGWHIECTAMSLDLLDRHVDIHVGGIDLRFPHHENERAQSNSIIGGEAVDLWVHGEHLLFEGRKMSKSANNVVLVEDLISKGLDPLSLRLALMENRYRSQMDLTWDSLRAANSTLNRWRSAMASWGNSETIGFDSEIHSSLLADLDTPRALLRLRAIEKDQLLTSVQKREIFNYADQVFALDLKRVVEVKPLTSEQSALLESRATARANKNWGESDRIRDLLARDGIVVSDNPEGQSWAWSN
- a CDS encoding GNAT family N-acetyltransferase, whose amino-acid sequence is MSPSSQKSQPNLAAAIGARVTVRLHEATGGFRDVVGILQRCGDGVNELLNSKGQIISFSEDEIAIWREIRPLPDRAGTGAPFSLRIQELEHLSDLTWPADEIKEIGKWRLRISDGFTMRANSVLPTGAAPFGEPNLDLSKAVDEVVKIYQEKDLTPTFTLPLPLYEELDNYLAGLGWKVKIGAEYLINDIPDNLDLESVDFQIVITSEPTPEWLALQSDHQLERIMRNYPAHYAEIKFDNQTVAIGRIATFGKWSLATRVFVNPEFRGKGIGTLLMRALMAAAKGDGATKVGLQVDSENGAGLALYKSMGFRFHHFYNYRVLSDVSK
- a CDS encoding WhiB family transcriptional regulator, with the protein product MPIRPEATPTGNPTAPTAGPSIKLASGENLELSWQERALCAQTDPEAFFPEKGGSTREAKRVCLSCDVRQECLEYALAHDERFGIWGGLSERERRRLKRRPA
- the fdxA gene encoding ferredoxin; translated protein: MTYIIAQPCVDIKDKSCIEECPVDCIYEGNRMLYIQPDECVDCGACEPVCPVEAIYYEDDVPSQWKDFSKVNTEFFVELGSPGGAAKVGLTNSDHPNVVSLPPKE
- the mshB gene encoding N-acetyl-1-D-myo-inositol-2-amino-2-deoxy-alpha-D-glucopyranoside deacetylase → MTKSYSGYRVLLVHAHPDDETINNGATMALYAELGASVTLVTCTRGEEGDILVPELTHLASGATDKLGEHRITELADAMNELGITDHRFLAEGKKVYRDSGMMGTDPNNRPDVFWQADLAEATQYLVSVIDEVKPHVLITYDEIGGYGHPDHIQAHRIAMLAADESIWQIQKIYWNTMPKSVIAESMAKMKELGSDFFGAESVDDLPFAKDDHFVTTLIDGNSQVEKKMAAMKAHVTQISTDGPFFALSNNLGLQVWGDEYYTLVRGDKAEPFDENGRERDIFAGVKL
- the dapC gene encoding succinyldiaminopimelate transaminase — translated: MREKLPDFPWDALAPYSEIARQHPDGAIDLSQGTPVDATPQLIQSALKESSDSPRYPVTAGTKELQEAIRNWAINHLGATGDFDVLPVIGSKELVAWLPTLLQSQKVIFPEIAYPTYLVGALLAQSEPIAVGIDAATWPSADFAWVNSPSNPTGRVHSESELRATINWARKQGATLVCDECYIDFGDTATPTSLLKYTDGDNSNILVVHSLSKRSSMAGYRGAFLIGDAKLISQIREVRKHAGMMVPLPIQNAMVAALSDETHVVEQRNRYNSRRALLAPALIAAGFKIEESAAGLYIWCTRSEDCWKSVEWLAKLGIVATPGSFYGALGASHIRIAMTATDAQISGAAQRIKAAI